In Periplaneta americana isolate PAMFEO1 chromosome 4, P.americana_PAMFEO1_priV1, whole genome shotgun sequence, one DNA window encodes the following:
- the LOC138698243 gene encoding E3 ubiquitin-protein ligase siah-1-like — translation MGPPKPFKPKPSTESSPRSVSPKPSSARESRSNDLSDNLLQELECPICLEYMIPPITMCESGHNICNKCRPRMKKCPNCRQSLLSARNLALENLAKKVKYPCYNRRTGCEEAFPLDEIDKHQSICLHRFYECPLSKAPGILCLWQGPRSDIKKHIDMNHKDRVTEAITKLAVFIREFDPEYKYCRVIYALGDLFYQQFEVKGNDFYFVVQYVGPESEACKYKYEFILTSPDGIEKVIVSHMVGSIKTNINDAYQSDKCVKLHYDIVKTFLQENHLKFEMDISKIEDKEPVVGKLLEV, via the coding sequence ATCTGTCAGCCCAAAGCCGTCCTCTGCTAGAGAGTCTAGGTCAAATGATCTCTCGGATAATCTGCTTCAAGAGTTGGAGTGTCCTATATGCTTGGAATACATGATACCGCCTATAACGATGTGTGAAAGTGGGCACAACATTTGTAACAAGTGCAGACCAAGAATGAAAAAATGTCCGAATTGCAGACAATCGCTGCTCTCTGCAAGAAATTTAGCACTAGAGAACCTCGCTAAGAAAGTAAAGTACCCCTGTTACAACAGGAGAACAGGATGTGAAGAGGCCTTTCCGCTTGATGAAATCGACAAGCATCAATCTATTTGTCTTCATAGATTTTATGAATGTCCTTTGAGTAAAGCACCTGGGATACTCTGTCTCTGGCAAGGACCTCGAAGTGACATCAAGAAACACATAGACATGAATCACAAGGACAGAGTTACGGAAGCCATTACAAAATTGGCAGTATTTATCCGCGAATTTGATCCAGAGTATAAATACTGCAGAGTTATTTACGCACTGGGTGATCTGTTTTACCAGCAATTTGAAGTTAAAGGAAATGACTTTTATTTTGTTGTTCAGTACGTCGGGCCAGAAAGCGAAGCTTGCAAATACAAATACGAGTTCATACTTACATCGCCAGATGGTATTGAAAAGGTGATCGTTTCTCACATGGTAGGAAGTATCAAGACCAACATTAATGATGCATATCAATCAGATAAATGTGTCAAGTTACATTACGACATTGTCAAAACATTTTTGCAGGAGAATCACTTGAAATTTGAAATGGATATAAGCAAAATTGAAGATAAAGAACCTGTTGTAGGAAAATTACTCGaagtttga